CTCGCTTACCTTGGCTTTGGCTACATTTAAGTTAGTGCAGGTCAATTCGGACCTGATTGAATTTCTGATTCCGGTTACCATCGCGATCACTTCTTTTATCACAATTCTTCGACCAAAACCCTCCAGTGGCAAAGGAATTAATATCAATTATGCCTTTGCCTTGGTTTTTGGATTGATCCATGGCCTGGGTTTTTCCAATTACCTCAGGGGACTGCTGGGCAAAGAGGCCAGTATTTGGCAGCCCTTGTTGGCTTTTAATTTGGGCTTGGAGCTCGGGCAATTGATCATTGTGGGAATTTTCCTCGTGGTCACTTCTATACTGGTGGGGATAGCAGGCGTCAGCCGTAAGGAGTGGACTTTGGTGGTAGCTTCCATGGTATTCGGAGTAGCATTGATGCTGATGCTGGAGACCAAATTTTGGTAATTGGTGAAGACAAAAGATATTGTATTGGAATTTAAACCCATAAAATAGATTTATGAGAAAATTATTCGCATTAACACTACTGGCAATTTTGGGGATATTCCCTGCTTTTGCGCAGCATTCAGAACAAAATCATGCCGAACGCTTTGAGCAGCTGGGGACCATGCTCAGAACGCCCAATGTGTACCGGACCGCCTCTGGTGCTCCAGGACATATGTATTGGCAGCAGCAGGCAAATTACGTGATCAATGTGGAGCTGGATGATGAAAATCAGTCTATCAAGGGTTCTGAAAAGGTCACATACATCAATAATTCCCCAGATCAG
This genomic window from Algoriphagus sp. TR-M9 contains:
- a CDS encoding HupE/UreJ family protein — protein: MSSFQLYFRLGLQHILDIQGFDHILFVLALCAIYIPRDWRKIVVLVTAFTIGHSLTLALATFKLVQVNSDLIEFLIPVTIAITSFITILRPKPSSGKGININYAFALVFGLIHGLGFSNYLRGLLGKEASIWQPLLAFNLGLELGQLIIVGIFLVVTSILVGIAGVSRKEWTLVVASMVFGVALMLMLETKFW